The Cohnella abietis genome has a segment encoding these proteins:
- the pyrF gene encoding orotidine-5'-phosphate decarboxylase, translated as MPILTLKEAANKIMVALDKPDAAAALALAEQLQGRDCWMKVGMELFYAAGPSIVRDLKSRGFRVFLDLKMHDIPNTVRGGARSITRLGVDLFNVHGAGGVAMMYAAAEGVREAVEAGDAQHAPLVIAVTQLTSTSQIVLNKEIGITGQLEDAVVHYARLSREAGLQGVVASPLEVAAIKAACGTGFITVTPGIRPRGADVGDQSRITTPRDAVDGGTDYLVIGRPITASHNPAEALDNILKEMIEQ; from the coding sequence GTGCCAATACTAACGCTAAAGGAAGCAGCGAACAAAATCATGGTAGCTCTGGATAAACCGGATGCAGCAGCGGCGTTGGCACTTGCAGAGCAATTACAGGGCAGAGACTGCTGGATGAAGGTTGGAATGGAGCTGTTCTATGCAGCTGGTCCATCCATAGTACGAGATTTGAAGTCACGGGGCTTTCGAGTCTTTCTCGATTTGAAGATGCACGATATTCCTAATACCGTCCGCGGTGGCGCACGTAGTATTACTAGACTTGGCGTTGACCTGTTTAACGTTCACGGAGCTGGCGGCGTCGCAATGATGTATGCAGCAGCTGAAGGTGTCAGAGAGGCAGTTGAAGCAGGAGATGCACAGCATGCTCCTCTTGTCATTGCTGTGACGCAGTTGACAAGCACTAGTCAAATCGTTCTTAATAAAGAAATCGGTATTACAGGTCAACTTGAAGATGCCGTTGTTCATTACGCGAGGCTTTCTCGCGAGGCAGGACTGCAAGGCGTAGTTGCCTCCCCACTAGAGGTTGCTGCTATAAAGGCAGCGTGCGGTACAGGGTTTATTACGGTTACACCAGGAATTCGTCCGCGTGGAGCAGATGTTGGGGACCAATCGCGCATTACAACGCCTAGAGACGCTGTTGATGGGGGTACCGATTATCTCGTCATTGGACGCCCAATAACAGCCTCTCACAACCCAGCGGAAGCGCTGGATAACATTCTGAAGGAGATGATTGAACAATGA
- a CDS encoding glutamine--tRNA ligase/YqeY domain fusion protein, whose product METKTSSSNFIKSIVTEDIASGKVKEVITRFPPEPNGYLHIGHAKSICLNFELAAEFKGRTNLRFDDTNPVKEDIEYVESIKEDVKWLGFEWDGLFFASNYFGEMYDRALILIRKGLAYVDDQTADQIRETRGTLTAPGQESPYRNRSVEENLELFQSMKQGNIPDGGKVLRAKIDMASPNVNLRDPILYRVVHAHHHNTGDEWCIYPMYAFAHPLEDAIEGVTHSICTLEFEDQRPFYDWVVRECEMKWTPHQYEFARLNVTNTVMSKRKLKQLVDEKAVDGWDDPRMPTISGLRRKGYTPEAIRTFCREIGVTKSYGIVDERMLEHFIREDLKLKALRTMAVLQPLKVVITNYPEGQTEWLEAENNSENPEMGNRQIPFSREIYIERDDFMDNPPPKYFRLFPGNEVRLKHAYFIKCEKVIHDDNGNAIELHCTYDIETKSGSGFTGRKVKGTIHWVDASHAVPAQFRLYEPLITEEADDDGKSFLEHVNPNSLEVLEGFVEPGMKETAGGDKFQFFRHGYFNVDPKDSTPEHPVFNRIVSLKSSFVI is encoded by the coding sequence TTGGAAACAAAGACGTCGTCATCGAATTTTATTAAGAGCATCGTAACCGAGGATATCGCTTCTGGTAAGGTCAAGGAAGTCATTACTCGCTTCCCACCAGAACCGAACGGCTACCTTCATATCGGTCATGCCAAATCAATTTGCCTTAATTTTGAGCTCGCAGCCGAGTTCAAGGGTAGAACTAATTTGCGTTTTGACGATACGAATCCTGTAAAAGAAGACATCGAATATGTAGAGTCAATTAAGGAAGATGTTAAGTGGCTTGGATTTGAGTGGGACGGTCTATTCTTCGCATCGAATTATTTCGGAGAAATGTACGATCGTGCTCTTATCCTCATCCGCAAAGGACTCGCATATGTCGATGACCAAACCGCGGATCAAATCCGCGAGACACGCGGAACGTTAACCGCTCCAGGACAAGAAAGTCCCTACCGTAATCGTTCCGTTGAGGAAAACTTAGAGCTGTTCCAGTCAATGAAGCAAGGGAATATCCCCGACGGTGGGAAAGTACTGCGCGCCAAGATCGATATGGCTTCTCCTAACGTGAACCTGAGAGATCCGATTCTATATCGGGTTGTTCACGCTCATCATCACAACACTGGTGATGAATGGTGTATCTATCCGATGTATGCCTTTGCTCATCCGCTTGAGGATGCTATTGAAGGTGTCACCCACTCCATCTGTACGCTGGAGTTTGAAGATCAACGTCCATTCTACGACTGGGTTGTTCGCGAGTGTGAGATGAAGTGGACCCCGCATCAATATGAGTTTGCTCGCCTTAACGTCACAAACACCGTGATGAGTAAAAGAAAGCTAAAGCAGCTTGTCGATGAGAAAGCTGTAGACGGCTGGGACGATCCCCGCATGCCGACAATATCCGGTTTACGCCGTAAGGGTTATACACCTGAAGCGATTCGTACCTTCTGTCGTGAGATCGGTGTAACTAAGAGCTACGGAATCGTCGACGAACGGATGCTGGAGCATTTTATTCGAGAAGATCTTAAGCTTAAAGCACTTCGCACAATGGCTGTGCTTCAGCCCTTGAAGGTTGTCATTACGAACTACCCAGAAGGACAAACAGAATGGCTCGAAGCGGAAAATAATTCAGAAAACCCAGAAATGGGCAATCGTCAAATTCCGTTCTCTAGGGAAATCTATATAGAACGTGACGATTTCATGGATAACCCACCGCCGAAATATTTCCGCCTGTTCCCTGGTAACGAGGTTCGCCTCAAGCATGCTTATTTCATAAAGTGTGAAAAAGTAATCCATGATGACAACGGAAATGCTATTGAATTACATTGCACTTACGATATTGAGACCAAGAGTGGCTCCGGATTTACCGGCCGCAAAGTAAAGGGTACCATTCATTGGGTGGACGCTTCCCATGCTGTTCCTGCACAATTCAGACTATACGAGCCGCTCATTACGGAGGAAGCCGATGATGACGGCAAATCTTTCTTAGAGCATGTGAATCCAAATTCACTTGAGGTTCTGGAAGGCTTTGTAGAGCCGGGGATGAAGGAAACAGCTGGCGGAGATAAGTTTCAATTTTTCCGTCACGGATACTTTAACGTCGATCCTAAGGATTCAACACCTGAGCACCCTGTTTTTAATCGTATCGTATCTTTGAAGAGCTCCTTTGTAATATAA
- the nagZ gene encoding beta-N-acetylhexosaminidase has protein sequence MKSNVMRYVGGLSVSLLLLLNIGCGLTGKGGATESLPNSSASPTESSTTTPSATPSATPSTSPTVPSASPKPSDQDEIGRIIKKMTLEQKVGQMILAGIDGTTIDKNMKKMIDEQHVGGIIFYKNNFSGLNGSVQLVNELKAANKGNPAPLFMSVDQEGGKVSRLPKDFVAIPDAAKVGRTDNAELAKEMGELLAKELQLVGFNVNFAPVLDINSNPKNPVIGTRSFGNNASIVTKMGIAEMNGLRENGTIAVVKHFPGHGDTAVDSHLDLPIVQKTTAQLEKLEWIPFRAAIEDKADAVMVAHILFPLIDPDAPASLSKVIINDQLRGTLGYDGVVITDDMTMGAIIDNYGIEDAAILSVQAGSDIILIAHGYNNTKKVFNKLLQAVATGKIKEAKIDQSLRRILTLKQKYDLSDSPIPVPAKDELPNDAIRQWLKKL, from the coding sequence ATGAAGTCTAATGTCATGCGATATGTGGGCGGTCTCAGTGTAAGTCTGCTTCTTCTACTAAACATAGGCTGTGGTTTGACTGGAAAAGGGGGCGCCACTGAATCCTTACCGAATTCTTCAGCAAGCCCTACTGAATCTTCAACAACGACTCCTTCCGCTACTCCTTCCGCTACTCCTTCGACATCCCCAACAGTCCCATCTGCTAGCCCAAAGCCCTCGGATCAGGATGAGATCGGGCGCATAATTAAGAAGATGACCCTAGAGCAGAAGGTCGGTCAAATGATTTTGGCAGGCATTGATGGGACAACTATCGATAAAAATATGAAAAAAATGATCGACGAGCAACACGTAGGTGGCATTATTTTTTACAAAAACAATTTTTCCGGCCTGAATGGCTCGGTACAATTGGTAAATGAGCTAAAAGCAGCCAACAAGGGAAATCCCGCTCCGTTATTTATGAGTGTCGATCAAGAGGGCGGCAAGGTGAGTCGATTACCGAAGGACTTCGTAGCCATTCCTGATGCAGCCAAGGTTGGACGTACCGACAATGCAGAGCTTGCAAAGGAAATGGGCGAGCTTTTAGCCAAGGAGCTACAGCTAGTCGGCTTTAACGTTAATTTCGCCCCTGTGCTTGATATTAACAGTAACCCTAAAAACCCTGTCATCGGTACCCGATCTTTCGGCAATAATGCCAGTATTGTCACGAAAATGGGAATTGCAGAGATGAATGGATTAAGAGAAAACGGCACTATTGCCGTCGTCAAGCATTTTCCAGGTCACGGAGATACCGCTGTAGATTCTCATCTTGATTTGCCAATCGTTCAGAAGACAACAGCCCAGCTCGAGAAGCTCGAGTGGATTCCCTTTCGTGCAGCAATCGAAGATAAGGCTGACGCTGTTATGGTCGCACACATCCTTTTCCCTTTAATCGATCCAGATGCACCTGCTTCTTTGTCTAAAGTCATCATTAATGACCAGCTCCGCGGCACACTCGGATATGACGGAGTCGTCATTACAGATGACATGACTATGGGTGCCATTATCGATAACTACGGTATTGAGGATGCTGCGATTTTGTCCGTTCAGGCAGGAAGTGACATCATCCTTATTGCACACGGCTACAATAACACGAAGAAAGTGTTTAACAAGCTTCTTCAAGCCGTCGCCACAGGTAAAATAAAAGAAGCAAAAATCGACCAAAGCTTACGACGAATCCTAACGTTGAAACAGAAATACGACCTTTCTGATTCCCCCATTCCTGTCCCGGCCAAAGATGAACTACCGAACGACGCTATACGCCAATGGCTGAAGAAGCTTTAG
- the carB gene encoding carbamoyl-phosphate synthase large subunit — protein sequence MPRNNDLKKILVIGSGPIVIGQAAEFDYAGTQACQALKEEGIEVILINSNPATIMTDTNIADKVYIEPINLEFVSQIIRQERPDGLLPTLGGQTGLNMAVELARAGVLEQENVKLLGTQLDAIERAEDRDLFRELMRELEQPVPESVIVTTVEAAVEFANGLGYPVIVRPAYTLGGTGGGIAANEEELRETVTNGIRYSPIGQCLIENSIAGLKEVEYEVMRDANDNCIVVCNMENFDPVGVHTGDSIVVAPSQTLSDREYQMLRSASLKIIRALNIEGGCNVQFALDPQSYQYYVIEVNPRVSRSSALASKATGYPIAKMAAKIAVGYTLDEIVNPVTGQTYACFEPTLDYLVAKIPRWPFDKFTSANRKLGTQMKATGEVMAIGRTFEESIQKAVRSLEIGVHRLYLKGANELIDEVLTTRLVKPDDERIFLVAEAFRRGWTLQHIQDLTNIDWWFLDKIERIVQFEDVIRREPVLTAETLLAAKRNGFTDRAIAELRSEGHPGSALTIESDVRAHRLEQGIKPVYKMVDTCAAEFEATTPYYYSTYETENEVLPSTKEKIIVLGSGPIRIGQGIEFDYSTVHAVWAIRNAGYEAVIINNNPETVSTDFSTSDRLYFEPLFFEDVMNVVEQEKPIGVIVQFGGQTAINLAAPLSKAGVRILGTSLESIDEAENRKKFEALLSKLDIPQPKGTTVTTVEEAVGAADKLGYPVLVRPSYVLGGRAMEIVYSDEELLSYMEIAVTINPEHPVLIDRYMLGKEIEVDAICDGETVVIPGIMEHVERAGVHSGDSIAVYPPQSLSDDIKQQAIDITIKIAKELKTIGLVNIQFVVWQEKVYVIEVNPRSSRTVPFLSKVTRIPMANLATQAILGIKLKDLGYQEGLWPEDEFVSVKVPVFSFAKLRRVDPTLTPEMKSTGEVMGRDRQYAKALYKGLIGSGMKIPTSGAIIATVADKDKDEAIEILRGFYNLGYKLIATGGTADAILKAGLKVRRVNKLSDGSPNIVDLIRTGQAQFVVNTLTKGKEPERDGFRIRREAVENGVVCLTSLDTVSALLKMLQALRFSSEPMPAFQS from the coding sequence ATGCCCAGAAATAATGACCTCAAGAAAATTCTCGTAATCGGCTCCGGCCCTATTGTCATCGGACAAGCGGCAGAATTTGATTATGCCGGTACGCAAGCTTGTCAAGCGTTAAAAGAAGAAGGAATTGAAGTTATCTTAATTAATAGCAACCCTGCTACGATCATGACGGATACGAACATTGCGGACAAAGTATATATCGAGCCTATTAATCTAGAGTTCGTGTCCCAAATTATTCGTCAAGAGCGTCCAGACGGCTTGCTTCCTACACTAGGTGGACAAACTGGACTTAACATGGCGGTTGAGCTTGCCCGTGCAGGAGTTCTTGAGCAAGAAAATGTAAAGCTTCTAGGAACACAGCTTGATGCAATCGAACGCGCGGAAGATCGCGATTTGTTCCGTGAGCTTATGCGTGAGCTAGAACAGCCTGTACCGGAGAGTGTTATCGTTACAACGGTTGAAGCTGCGGTCGAGTTTGCTAATGGACTTGGCTACCCGGTTATCGTTCGTCCTGCTTATACACTAGGTGGAACAGGCGGCGGTATTGCAGCGAACGAAGAAGAATTACGTGAGACGGTAACTAACGGAATTCGTTATAGCCCGATCGGTCAATGTCTAATCGAGAATTCGATTGCTGGCCTGAAGGAAGTGGAATACGAGGTTATGCGTGATGCGAACGATAACTGTATCGTAGTTTGTAATATGGAAAACTTCGATCCAGTAGGCGTTCACACAGGCGATTCCATAGTTGTGGCTCCAAGCCAGACGCTATCTGATCGTGAATACCAAATGCTTCGTTCGGCTTCGTTGAAAATTATTCGTGCACTTAACATCGAAGGCGGCTGTAATGTTCAGTTCGCACTGGACCCACAGAGCTATCAATACTATGTCATTGAAGTTAATCCACGTGTTAGCCGCTCGTCGGCACTTGCTTCCAAAGCAACGGGCTACCCGATTGCGAAGATGGCAGCTAAGATCGCCGTTGGTTACACGCTAGATGAAATTGTTAACCCTGTAACGGGACAAACATACGCTTGCTTCGAGCCAACATTAGACTATCTGGTAGCGAAGATTCCACGTTGGCCGTTTGATAAATTTACATCAGCTAACCGTAAGCTCGGTACGCAAATGAAAGCGACTGGCGAGGTTATGGCAATCGGTCGTACGTTCGAGGAATCGATCCAGAAGGCTGTTCGCTCCCTTGAGATCGGTGTTCATCGCCTCTATCTGAAAGGCGCAAATGAGCTTATAGATGAAGTTCTTACTACGCGACTAGTTAAACCGGACGACGAGCGTATCTTCTTAGTAGCGGAAGCGTTCCGCCGTGGTTGGACATTGCAGCATATTCAAGACCTAACCAATATCGATTGGTGGTTCTTGGATAAGATCGAACGGATTGTTCAGTTCGAGGATGTTATCCGCCGTGAGCCTGTTCTTACCGCTGAAACATTGCTTGCTGCGAAACGTAATGGTTTTACGGATCGCGCAATTGCTGAGCTTCGTAGCGAAGGACATCCGGGCAGTGCGCTCACTATCGAATCTGACGTACGCGCTCACCGCCTAGAGCAAGGAATTAAGCCAGTATACAAGATGGTTGATACTTGCGCGGCTGAGTTTGAAGCGACTACGCCATATTATTATTCGACTTATGAGACTGAGAACGAGGTTCTTCCGAGCACGAAGGAGAAAATCATCGTTCTGGGCTCTGGACCTATCCGAATTGGACAAGGGATCGAGTTCGATTACTCCACGGTACATGCTGTATGGGCAATCCGCAATGCGGGTTATGAAGCCGTCATTATTAACAACAACCCGGAGACTGTTTCAACAGACTTCAGTACTTCAGATAGATTGTACTTCGAGCCGCTGTTCTTCGAAGACGTTATGAATGTTGTAGAGCAAGAGAAGCCAATTGGTGTTATCGTACAATTCGGAGGTCAAACGGCGATCAACTTGGCTGCACCATTGTCCAAAGCTGGCGTACGCATTCTAGGTACTTCACTTGAAAGCATTGATGAAGCTGAGAACCGTAAGAAATTCGAAGCTTTGTTAAGCAAGCTAGACATTCCACAGCCGAAAGGTACAACGGTTACTACAGTTGAAGAGGCAGTAGGTGCTGCTGATAAGCTTGGTTACCCAGTACTTGTCCGCCCGTCTTACGTTCTTGGCGGTCGCGCAATGGAGATTGTTTACTCCGATGAAGAGTTGCTATCCTACATGGAGATTGCAGTCACGATTAACCCTGAGCATCCGGTACTTATCGACCGCTACATGCTAGGTAAAGAAATTGAAGTCGATGCGATCTGCGACGGAGAAACAGTTGTTATCCCGGGAATTATGGAGCATGTAGAGCGTGCGGGCGTCCATTCAGGCGATTCCATCGCTGTATATCCTCCGCAATCCCTATCCGATGATATTAAGCAGCAAGCAATTGACATTACGATCAAGATTGCTAAAGAGCTCAAGACGATTGGATTAGTCAATATTCAATTCGTTGTATGGCAAGAGAAGGTTTATGTAATCGAAGTAAACCCTCGTTCTTCTCGTACAGTACCTTTCTTGAGCAAGGTTACTCGGATTCCTATGGCTAACCTGGCAACTCAAGCTATTCTTGGTATCAAGCTGAAGGATCTAGGTTATCAAGAGGGCTTGTGGCCAGAAGACGAGTTCGTTTCGGTTAAAGTTCCTGTGTTCTCCTTCGCCAAGCTGCGCCGTGTTGACCCTACGCTGACTCCGGAGATGAAATCTACGGGTGAAGTTATGGGACGCGATCGTCAGTACGCGAAAGCCTTGTATAAAGGATTAATTGGTTCCGGAATGAAAATTCCGACCTCGGGAGCTATCATTGCTACGGTTGCTGACAAGGATAAAGACGAAGCTATTGAAATTCTTAGAGGCTTCTACAATCTCGGTTACAAGCTGATCGCCACTGGCGGTACGGCGGATGCCATCCTTAAAGCGGGACTGAAGGTTCGTCGTGTGAATAAGCTGTCTGACGGTTCGCCTAATATCGTCGACCTGATCCGTACAGGCCAAGCACAGTTCGTGGTCAATACCCTTACTAAGGGTAAAGAGCCTGAGCGTGATGGATTCCGTATTCGCCGCGAAGCTGTAGAGAACGGAGTCGTCTGCTTGACTTCATTAGATACAGTAAGTGCATTGTTAAAAATGCTACAGGCACTTCGCTTCTCCAGTGAGCCTATGCCAGCATTCCAAAGCTAA
- the pyrE gene encoding orotate phosphoribosyltransferase gives MSNISVEQLPASIAGNLLEIGAVNLRPNDPFTWTSGIISPIYCDNRLTMSYPAIREAIAEGFATVIRTHFPDTEVIAGTSTAGIPHAAWVAQKLNLPMAYIRDKAKGHGKQNQIEGIITEGQKVVVIEDLISTGGSSLKAALAVIEAGGDVQSVLAIFTYQFASAAEAFREEGIELQTLSNYTALVDEALRRGAISETDVALLQAWRESPQTFGK, from the coding sequence ATGAGCAATATATCTGTAGAACAATTACCAGCATCGATAGCTGGCAATCTGCTTGAAATCGGGGCAGTTAATCTTCGTCCTAACGATCCCTTTACTTGGACCTCGGGAATCATTTCCCCTATCTATTGCGACAATCGCTTAACGATGAGCTACCCGGCTATTCGGGAAGCTATTGCGGAAGGCTTCGCTACGGTGATCCGGACCCATTTTCCTGACACGGAGGTTATTGCGGGTACTTCAACTGCTGGCATTCCCCATGCGGCATGGGTAGCACAGAAGCTGAACCTTCCAATGGCATATATTCGCGACAAGGCGAAGGGACATGGCAAGCAAAATCAGATTGAAGGTATTATTACTGAAGGTCAAAAGGTAGTAGTCATCGAAGATTTGATTTCTACTGGAGGAAGCTCGCTTAAGGCAGCTCTTGCGGTTATCGAAGCAGGTGGTGACGTACAAAGCGTGCTGGCCATCTTCACTTACCAATTCGCTTCAGCGGCGGAAGCTTTCCGAGAAGAAGGAATAGAGCTTCAAACACTGTCTAACTATACTGCTTTAGTTGATGAAGCACTTCGTCGTGGCGCTATCAGTGAAACAGATGTTGCTCTATTGCAAGCTTGGCGGGAAAGCCCGCAAACATTCGGCAAGTAA
- a CDS encoding ABC transporter permease: protein MSNGKQLGKLFGAQIKMMFREKQVWFWNLFFPIILMVLFMIIFGGGGSSEFKAKIAVVKEQSNATSNMLEEHLRQVPVFEWKSEQPVSAEQADKWIKDKDVDAVIVLPKTEDIKAVELVVNKENEHGADAQAIRGILDQFIQQTNFDVAKVQPTFKLNMNAVSNGSEDLTYVDFLLTGMIALSVAQGGLFGMVDMVDMRRKGLLKRLRMTPVKMGLFGIGGMLVRFVLGIVQITILTVIGVFGFGANLHVDVSTLVVSFFIGALAFNAIGYLFSSFSKSIEAYMGMANIASFLMMFLSGVFFPTSGFPEWLVPVSHVLPLTYFVNGMRDGLVYGSGIATSEFWTGIAILGAWGVIAFGIGALIFRKGKVEAR from the coding sequence GTGAGCAATGGGAAGCAATTAGGTAAATTGTTCGGCGCGCAAATCAAAATGATGTTTCGAGAGAAGCAGGTATGGTTTTGGAATCTTTTCTTCCCCATTATTCTTATGGTCTTATTCATGATTATTTTTGGCGGTGGAGGCTCGAGCGAGTTCAAAGCAAAAATTGCAGTTGTCAAAGAGCAGTCCAATGCTACCTCAAATATGCTGGAGGAACATCTACGCCAGGTACCTGTGTTTGAATGGAAATCAGAGCAGCCTGTTAGCGCAGAGCAAGCCGACAAATGGATAAAGGATAAAGACGTTGATGCCGTTATTGTCCTCCCAAAGACGGAAGATATTAAAGCTGTTGAACTAGTCGTGAACAAGGAAAACGAGCATGGGGCTGATGCACAAGCGATAAGAGGTATCTTGGATCAATTTATTCAACAAACAAACTTCGATGTAGCTAAAGTGCAACCCACTTTTAAGTTAAATATGAATGCCGTTTCCAATGGTAGCGAGGACTTAACTTATGTGGATTTTCTCCTTACGGGTATGATTGCATTATCAGTTGCTCAAGGTGGATTGTTCGGTATGGTAGATATGGTGGATATGCGCCGTAAAGGATTGCTGAAGCGGTTACGGATGACTCCGGTAAAAATGGGCCTTTTCGGAATAGGGGGGATGCTAGTCCGTTTCGTGCTCGGTATCGTTCAAATTACTATTCTTACTGTAATCGGAGTATTTGGATTCGGAGCGAACCTACATGTGGATGTCTCAACACTTGTCGTATCTTTCTTTATAGGCGCGCTGGCCTTTAATGCGATAGGTTACTTATTCTCATCATTCAGCAAGTCGATAGAGGCTTATATGGGAATGGCAAATATTGCTAGCTTCTTGATGATGTTCCTTAGTGGTGTATTTTTTCCTACCAGTGGGTTCCCGGAATGGTTAGTTCCCGTGTCGCATGTACTTCCTCTAACTTACTTCGTTAATGGGATGAGGGATGGACTGGTGTACGGTAGTGGAATTGCAACAAGCGAATTCTGGACGGGTATAGCTATATTAGGCGCTTGGGGTGTTATTGCTTTCGGTATTGGAGCACTAATATTCCGGAAAGGTAAGGTCGAAGCTCGTTAA
- a CDS encoding DUF2167 domain-containing protein: protein MAKLNRLVFAFVLVFVLIAPALAYAEKEEVEEINGENPYNAVVGSGQTVSIGAIADLTLDPSMAYLDAENTRKFLDDNGNISSDSDIGAVYPMDSNWIVYFQYFDDGHIKDDEKDNIDADALLESYKKGTENQNSKLENPTYHLFVEGWERAPDYDEVQRALTWTLRMHTSNNEPLLNQNVRILTREGNMSVILVTDPGHLQEDAASMKQLVLDKLNIKPGQRYEDFNESTDKKASYGLTGLILGGAGLVVAKKAGLIAVIVVLVKKFGIVIVAAVAGLWRFLRGKSNTKNNDNRNNEPSNTSPDQSQDTSVPSESNRM from the coding sequence TTGGCTAAGCTTAATCGTCTTGTATTCGCGTTTGTTTTGGTTTTTGTTCTGATTGCACCAGCCTTAGCCTATGCAGAAAAGGAAGAAGTAGAAGAAATCAACGGGGAGAACCCCTACAATGCTGTCGTTGGCTCGGGGCAGACGGTGTCCATCGGAGCAATTGCCGATCTCACACTCGACCCTTCCATGGCCTATTTGGACGCCGAGAACACTAGAAAATTTCTAGACGATAATGGAAACATCTCCTCCGATAGTGACATAGGAGCTGTTTACCCCATGGATTCCAATTGGATTGTTTATTTTCAATATTTTGATGATGGTCACATTAAAGATGATGAGAAGGACAACATTGATGCTGACGCATTGCTAGAGAGTTATAAGAAAGGAACAGAAAATCAGAATAGCAAGCTTGAGAATCCCACTTATCACCTGTTCGTTGAAGGATGGGAACGTGCTCCAGATTACGATGAAGTCCAGCGGGCGTTAACCTGGACTTTACGAATGCATACAAGTAATAACGAGCCTTTATTAAATCAAAATGTCCGCATCCTTACCCGTGAGGGAAACATGTCAGTCATTCTTGTCACCGACCCTGGGCATCTACAAGAGGATGCAGCTTCCATGAAGCAATTGGTATTGGACAAGCTTAACATCAAACCTGGTCAACGTTATGAGGACTTTAATGAGTCTACAGACAAAAAGGCTAGTTACGGATTAACGGGTCTTATCCTCGGGGGAGCTGGCCTTGTCGTCGCCAAAAAGGCCGGGTTAATCGCTGTAATTGTCGTACTTGTCAAGAAATTCGGAATCGTTATCGTAGCTGCTGTCGCAGGCCTCTGGCGTTTCCTGAGAGGGAAATCGAACACTAAAAATAATGACAATAGAAATAATGAGCCATCGAATACTAGCCCTGACCAATCTCAGGATACCTCCGTTCCATCAGAATCAAATCGTATGTAG
- a CDS encoding ABC transporter ATP-binding protein, with translation MSLLEVKGLRKSFGSVKAVEEISFEVKAGEVFTIIGPNGAGKTTTLEMIEGLIAPDAGTIIINGLNWDTDADKIKYQIGVQPQSSALFELLTVEENLDLFASFYLRPKKVDEVLEMISMNDNRSKRVKSLSGGQRQRLAIGLAMISDPQIIFLDEPTTGLDPQARRNIWDIVLKLKELGKTTILTTHYMEEAEKLSDRVCIVDQGRIVTTDTPAALIDRLTKEREVRLSFIDGEDAAIQTELHAQTQPTVVRTVREGMALKLWSIQPEETLYGLFGFTKEKGYRVEQVSIREMSLEDVFIAFTGKEWRD, from the coding sequence TTGTCCTTATTAGAAGTAAAGGGCTTACGTAAATCATTCGGATCTGTTAAAGCAGTCGAAGAAATCAGCTTTGAAGTGAAAGCGGGAGAAGTATTTACGATTATAGGGCCCAATGGAGCAGGTAAAACGACAACTTTGGAAATGATTGAAGGTTTAATAGCTCCAGATGCCGGCACGATTATCATCAATGGACTGAACTGGGATACAGATGCAGATAAAATTAAATATCAGATTGGTGTTCAGCCACAATCAAGCGCTTTATTTGAGCTTTTAACCGTCGAAGAAAATCTTGATTTGTTCGCTTCTTTCTATCTGCGGCCAAAGAAGGTAGATGAAGTTCTAGAAATGATCAGCATGAACGATAACCGCAGCAAGAGAGTGAAGTCGTTATCCGGCGGACAACGACAGCGGCTGGCAATTGGTCTTGCGATGATAAGTGATCCCCAGATTATTTTTCTCGATGAGCCAACGACCGGGTTAGATCCCCAGGCTAGACGTAACATTTGGGATATTGTACTTAAGCTCAAAGAGCTCGGAAAAACGACAATACTGACAACGCATTACATGGAAGAAGCGGAGAAGTTAAGTGATCGGGTATGTATTGTCGACCAAGGCCGTATCGTAACGACAGATACACCTGCAGCGCTTATTGATCGTCTGACGAAAGAGCGTGAAGTTCGTCTTTCGTTCATTGATGGTGAAGATGCTGCCATACAGACTGAGCTTCACGCTCAAACCCAGCCGACAGTTGTACGCACAGTTAGGGAAGGCATGGCACTGAAACTGTGGTCTATCCAGCCAGAGGAGACTCTATATGGTTTATTTGGCTTCACCAAGGAAAAGGGCTATCGGGTGGAACAGGTATCTATTCGCGAGATGAGCTTGGAAGACGTATTTATTGCCTTTACCGGTAAAGAGTGGAGGGACTAA